In the genome of Nitrospira japonica, one region contains:
- a CDS encoding cupin domain-containing protein, whose product MKVVNLSDCQQFSQEKMKKNNIFQTPRFFCDVYCFEPGQEQKGHVHGEQDKVYLVLEGQGTFQVGGEQQVLRSGQGTLAPAGQEHGVKNDSGQRLKVLVFVAPNP is encoded by the coding sequence ATGAAGGTCGTCAATCTGTCTGATTGTCAACAGTTTAGCCAAGAGAAGATGAAGAAGAACAATATCTTTCAGACGCCGAGATTTTTCTGCGATGTCTACTGCTTCGAGCCAGGGCAGGAACAGAAGGGGCATGTGCATGGCGAGCAGGACAAAGTGTACTTGGTGCTCGAAGGGCAGGGGACGTTTCAGGTGGGCGGGGAGCAGCAGGTCCTTCGCTCCGGTCAGGGAACGCTGGCGCCTGCGGGGCAGGAACACGGAGTCAAGAACGACAGCGGCCAGCGATTAAAGGTCTTGGTTTTCGTCGCGCCGAATCCGTAA
- a CDS encoding tetratricopeptide repeat protein: protein MTPWLNEGKAHHQAGRLAEAEQAYRQALAIAPRHPDALHLLGLLSYRMNRLDEALVHLSAAVEQQPASALYWFNLGVVAQKVGRLSQAVTAYQKAVSLNPRHMEGLMNLGNALRDQGSPAAAIEAYRKALSINPAHPELHNNLGVALKEQGAVDDAIGSFRRALEIKPQHVEALNNLGLALMEAGTMREAIASFQAALAVMPGYQKALYNLGIAFIWVGDDEKAVSCFSQIARARHDHAQPPTEQTAYRSRVKHEVEQTRHLLDHGLLVEEYRPHLASLIRLQHLLDENKDPGNRLAVPAGTLASVAPAFNRMLRCEPPPRTEGSALNSELDVATVEARYLGKRPETTFVDGLVNDQALEALRRFCWEATIWKKDYENGYCGAFLGDGFASPLLLQIAEELRLKFPRIFTHHRLTQAWAFKQDSARRGLNIHADAAAVNVNFWITPDEANLDPSSGGLVVYDKEAPKDWNFKDYNSDRNKPAILAWLKEVGAAAIKIPYRANRAVIFNSDLFHESDHIAFKDDYLSRRINITLLYGHRLKA, encoded by the coding sequence GTGACGCCCTGGCTCAACGAAGGCAAGGCGCATCATCAGGCCGGCCGATTGGCGGAAGCGGAACAGGCCTATCGCCAGGCACTCGCCATCGCGCCCCGCCATCCGGACGCGTTGCACCTCCTCGGCCTGCTGTCCTACCGGATGAACCGGCTGGACGAGGCTCTCGTCCACTTATCCGCCGCGGTCGAGCAGCAGCCGGCATCGGCGCTGTACTGGTTTAACCTCGGCGTGGTGGCACAGAAGGTCGGGAGGCTTTCGCAAGCCGTGACGGCCTATCAGAAAGCCGTCTCGCTGAATCCCCGCCACATGGAAGGTTTGATGAACCTCGGCAATGCGCTCCGGGATCAGGGCAGTCCGGCAGCCGCGATCGAGGCCTACCGAAAGGCCCTTTCGATCAACCCGGCGCATCCGGAGCTGCATAACAACCTGGGTGTCGCACTCAAGGAGCAGGGAGCAGTCGACGATGCGATCGGCTCATTTCGCCGCGCACTGGAGATCAAGCCGCAGCATGTGGAAGCGCTGAATAACTTGGGTCTTGCCCTGATGGAAGCCGGTACTATGCGGGAGGCCATCGCGTCCTTTCAGGCGGCGCTGGCCGTGATGCCCGGCTATCAGAAAGCCCTCTACAATCTCGGCATCGCCTTCATCTGGGTTGGCGACGATGAAAAGGCCGTGTCCTGCTTTTCGCAAATCGCCAGGGCGCGACACGACCATGCACAACCGCCGACGGAACAAACCGCGTATCGATCCCGCGTCAAACACGAAGTCGAGCAGACGCGCCATCTTCTCGATCACGGCCTGCTCGTCGAGGAATATCGACCACATCTCGCTTCACTGATCAGACTGCAGCACCTCCTGGATGAGAACAAGGATCCCGGCAACCGCCTCGCCGTTCCGGCCGGCACTCTTGCTTCGGTCGCGCCGGCGTTCAATCGCATGTTGCGCTGCGAACCGCCTCCACGCACCGAAGGAAGCGCCCTCAACAGCGAACTCGACGTCGCGACGGTCGAAGCCCGTTATCTCGGCAAGCGGCCCGAAACCACGTTCGTCGACGGGCTCGTGAACGATCAGGCGTTGGAAGCGTTGCGCCGATTCTGTTGGGAAGCGACGATCTGGAAAAAGGATTACGAGAACGGATATTGCGGGGCCTTCCTGGGCGACGGGTTTGCCTCCCCGCTCCTGCTGCAGATCGCCGAAGAGCTGCGCCTGAAGTTTCCCCGAATCTTTACTCATCACCGGCTGACGCAGGCTTGGGCGTTCAAACAGGATAGTGCCAGGCGGGGACTCAATATCCACGCCGACGCGGCGGCCGTCAATGTCAACTTCTGGATCACGCCTGATGAGGCGAATCTCGATCCGTCATCCGGCGGGCTGGTCGTCTACGACAAGGAAGCACCCAAAGACTGGAACTTCAAAGACTACAATAGCGACCGCAACAAGCCGGCGATCCTGGCCTGGCTCAAAGAAGTGGGCGCCGCGGCAATCAAGATTCCCTACCGCGCGAACCGCGCCGTGATCTTCAATTCTGACCTTTTCCACGAGAGCGATCACATCGCCTTCAAGGACGACTACCTCAGCCGCCGCATCAACATCACGCTGCTGTACGGCCACCGCTTGAAGGCGTAG
- a CDS encoding PilZ domain-containing protein: MEQEQRQNQRFPVRFRSSFTSLNIVGGDGALVDLSLRGCRIDSAVEVRPGTSLELRIQVSEDEPPLRAQEAVVRWSRPRQFGLEFVTLAPEEWARLQHTVTQLELHPYQRVAADGDSQAA, from the coding sequence ATGGAACAAGAACAACGGCAGAACCAGCGATTTCCGGTCCGGTTTCGCAGTTCGTTCACGTCGTTGAACATCGTGGGGGGAGACGGTGCGCTGGTCGATCTCTCGCTGCGCGGATGCCGGATCGACAGTGCCGTTGAAGTGCGGCCCGGTACGTCGCTGGAACTTCGCATCCAGGTTTCGGAGGACGAGCCGCCGTTGAGGGCTCAGGAAGCGGTCGTCCGATGGAGCCGCCCCCGCCAGTTCGGTCTGGAATTCGTGACACTTGCTCCGGAAGAATGGGCTCGCCTGCAGCACACCGTCACCCAACTCGAGCTGCATCCCTACCAGCGAGTTGCTGCAGACGGAGACTCCCAAGCCGCTTGA